The Herbaspirillum sp. RTI4 genome has a segment encoding these proteins:
- a CDS encoding T6SS immunity protein Tli4 family protein, protein MRSRRRQLLAAIAIGALWPLAACHPHVKGLSKEKTMKKYPLKPYAVGRYLIDLPEAATEVSWGQRIKGTDFTWHPATKEQYLALLEAREQELQGVDVATRLLANAENGAVPQSRILLFERDTDRDGLMQFEAFRFAEEMQGYLFFTGPVARSKVAGVSPSVNDILKRIQPRLIDPATTDRGACFDHAFVSGVDPANFEDVGVMVSVDDITLGFSTQVIDAVDTGPTLLERSTIVDRFPEVTLLRQSAREVARLNGEELAFKNEPGSGLTSHSFEWDYRGKPNSIMAPSMGASFRVEQGVAAALLPDEELLGLWDAVLGSIRLRTGAV, encoded by the coding sequence ATGAGGTCGCGACGTCGCCAACTACTAGCAGCCATCGCTATCGGCGCTTTATGGCCTCTGGCTGCCTGTCATCCCCATGTCAAAGGACTCTCGAAAGAAAAAACTATGAAGAAATATCCGTTGAAACCCTATGCCGTCGGCCGTTACCTGATCGACCTTCCCGAAGCCGCCACAGAGGTCTCGTGGGGGCAACGCATCAAGGGAACGGATTTCACGTGGCATCCCGCAACAAAAGAGCAATATCTGGCGCTGCTTGAGGCGAGGGAGCAAGAGTTGCAAGGAGTGGATGTCGCCACGCGATTGCTAGCCAATGCCGAAAACGGCGCTGTCCCGCAAAGCCGTATTCTCCTGTTTGAAAGAGATACCGACCGTGACGGGTTAATGCAATTTGAGGCATTTCGCTTTGCAGAAGAAATGCAAGGATACTTATTTTTTACAGGACCCGTTGCCAGATCAAAGGTGGCTGGAGTTAGTCCCTCCGTGAACGATATTCTTAAACGGATTCAACCCCGCCTTATTGATCCGGCAACAACTGACCGGGGTGCCTGTTTCGACCATGCCTTTGTTAGCGGAGTCGATCCTGCTAATTTTGAAGATGTCGGTGTCATGGTTAGCGTTGATGACATTACCCTGGGTTTTTCCACACAGGTTATCGACGCAGTAGACACCGGCCCGACCTTGCTGGAACGCAGCACCATTGTCGACAGGTTCCCTGAAGTCACGCTACTACGCCAGTCTGCACGCGAAGTAGCCCGATTAAATGGCGAAGAATTAGCATTTAAAAATGAACCTGGAAGCGGACTTACTTCCCATTCATTTGAATGGGATTACAGAGGAAAACCGAATTCGATCATGGCTCCCAGCATGGGTGCCTCCTTCCGCGTTGAGCAGGGAGTCGCTGCGGCACTTCTACCAGATGAAGAACTACTCGGATTATGGGATGCGGTATTGGGATCGATCCGTTTGCGGACCGGGGCGGTTTAG
- a CDS encoding T6SS immunity protein Tli4 family protein: MDTIRRQLLAAIAIGALWPLAACHPHVKGLSKEKTMKKYPLKPYAVGRYLIDLPEAATEVSWGQRIKGTDFTWHPATKEQYLALLEAREQELQGVDVATRLLANAENGAVPQSRILLFERDTDRDGLMQFEAFRFAEEMQGYLFFTGPVARSKVAGVSPSVNDILKRIQPRLIDPATTDRGACFDHAFVSGVDPANFEDVGVMVSVDDITLGFSTQVIDAVDTGPTLLERSTIVDRFPEVTLLRQSAREVARLNGEELAFKNEPGSGLTSHSFEWDYRGKPNSIMAPSMGASFRVEQGVAAALLPDEELLGLWDAVLGSIRLRTGAV; encoded by the coding sequence ATGGATACGATCCGTCGCCAACTACTAGCAGCCATCGCTATCGGCGCTTTATGGCCTCTGGCTGCCTGTCATCCCCATGTCAAAGGACTCTCGAAAGAAAAAACTATGAAGAAATATCCGTTGAAACCCTATGCCGTCGGCCGTTACCTGATCGACCTTCCCGAAGCCGCCACAGAGGTCTCGTGGGGGCAACGCATCAAGGGAACGGATTTCACGTGGCATCCCGCAACAAAAGAGCAATATCTGGCGCTGCTTGAGGCGAGGGAGCAAGAGTTGCAAGGAGTGGATGTCGCCACGCGATTGCTAGCCAATGCCGAAAACGGCGCTGTCCCGCAAAGCCGTATTCTCCTGTTTGAAAGAGATACCGACCGTGACGGGTTAATGCAATTTGAGGCATTTCGCTTTGCAGAAGAAATGCAAGGATACTTATTTTTTACAGGACCCGTTGCCAGATCAAAGGTGGCTGGAGTTAGTCCCTCCGTGAACGATATTCTTAAACGGATTCAACCCCGCCTTATTGATCCGGCAACAACTGACCGGGGTGCCTGTTTCGACCATGCCTTTGTTAGCGGAGTCGATCCTGCTAATTTTGAAGATGTCGGTGTCATGGTTAGCGTTGATGACATTACCCTGGGTTTTTCCACACAGGTTATCGACGCAGTAGACACCGGCCCGACCTTGCTGGAACGCAGCACCATTGTCGACAGGTTCCCTGAAGTCACGCTACTACGCCAGTCTGCACGCGAAGTAGCCCGATTAAATGGCGAAGAATTAGCATTTAAAAATGAACCTGGAAGCGGACTTACTTCCCATTCATTTGAATGGGATTACAGAGGAAAACCGAATTCGATCATGGCTCCCAGCATGGGTGCCTCCTTCCGCGTTGAGCAGGGAGTCGCTGCGGCACTTCTACCAGATGAAGAACTACTCGGATTATGGGATGCGGTATTGGGATCGATCCGTTTGCGGACCGGGGCGGTTTAG
- a CDS encoding T6SS immunity protein Tli4 family protein: MDTIRRQLLAAIAIGALWPLAACHPHVKGLSKEKTMKKYPLKPYAVGRYLIDLPEAATEVSWGQRIKGTDFTWHPATKEQYLALLEAREQELQGVDVATRLLANAENGAVPQSRILLFERDTDRDGLMQFEAFRFAEEMQGYLFFTGPVARSKVAGVSPSVNDILKRIQPRLIDPATTDRGACFDHAFVSGVDPANFEDVGVMVSVDDITLGFSTQVIDAVDTGPTLLERSTIVDRFPEVTLLRQSAREVARLNGEELAFKNEPGSGLTSHSFEWDYRGKPNSIMAPSMGASFRVEQGVAAALLPDEELLGLWDAVLGSIRLRTGAV; encoded by the coding sequence ATGGATACGATCCGTCGCCAACTACTAGCAGCCATCGCTATCGGCGCTTTATGGCCTCTGGCTGCCTGTCATCCCCATGTCAAAGGACTCTCGAAAGAAAAAACTATGAAGAAATATCCGTTGAAACCCTATGCCGTCGGCCGTTACCTGATCGACCTTCCCGAAGCCGCCACAGAGGTCTCGTGGGGGCAACGCATCAAGGGAACGGATTTCACGTGGCATCCCGCAACAAAAGAGCAATATCTGGCGCTGCTTGAGGCGAGGGAGCAAGAGTTGCAAGGAGTGGATGTCGCCACGCGATTGCTAGCCAATGCCGAAAACGGCGCTGTCCCGCAAAGCCGTATTCTCCTGTTTGAAAGAGATACCGACCGTGACGGGTTAATGCAATTTGAGGCATTTCGCTTTGCAGAAGAAATGCAAGGATACTTATTTTTTACAGGACCCGTTGCCAGATCAAAGGTGGCTGGAGTTAGTCCCTCCGTGAACGATATTCTTAAACGGATTCAACCCCGCCTTATTGATCCGGCAACAACTGACCGGGGTGCCTGTTTCGACCATGCCTTTGTTAGCGGAGTCGATCCTGCTAATTTTGAAGATGTCGGTGTCATGGTTAGCGTTGATGACATTACCCTGGGTTTTTCCACACAGGTTATCGACGCGGTAGACACCGGCCCGACCTTGCTGGAACGCAGCACCATTGTCGACAGGTTCCCTGAAGTCACGCTACTACGCCAGTCTGCACGCGAAGTAGCCCGATTAAATGGCGAAGAATTAGCATTTAAAAATGAACCTGGAAGCGGACTTACTTCCCATTCATTTGAATGGGATTACAGAGGAAAACCGAATTCGATCATGGCTCCCAGCATGGGTGCCTCCTTCCGCGTTGAGCAGGGAGTCGCTGCGGCACTTCTACCAGATGAAGAACTACTCGGATTATGGGATGCGGTATTGGGATCGATCCGTTTGCGGACCGGGGCGGTTTAG
- a CDS encoding magnesium and cobalt transport protein CorA: MMDNTMVVNCVVYQNGKKLRDITIEEISDVLEQEGTFVWVGLLEPDAAMMREIQKEFGLHDLAVEDAYAAHQRPKIEEYGDTLFVVVQTAQLDAAEVVFGETHIFLGPRFVVTVRHGASRSYAAVRKLCENVPERLAHGPSYVMYSIIDFVVDHYQPVMDDLEARFVKFETALFEQESEEGHLKDLYQLKRQLIKLRSGIAPVVEICSQLLRFHDGFIPKDSRVYYRDIQDHVVRLLDTGDRLREMIAAAMQVDLAQVTIRQNEVVKRLAGWGAILAIPTMVFSLYGMNFKFMPELEWHWAYPTVLVGIVVSCSWLFARLRRVGWL; the protein is encoded by the coding sequence ATGATGGACAACACCATGGTCGTCAATTGCGTCGTGTATCAGAACGGCAAGAAATTGCGCGATATCACGATAGAAGAAATCAGTGATGTGCTGGAGCAGGAAGGCACGTTTGTCTGGGTCGGCTTGCTTGAGCCGGATGCGGCCATGATGCGTGAAATACAAAAAGAATTCGGCTTGCACGATCTGGCGGTAGAGGATGCCTACGCCGCGCATCAGCGGCCAAAAATAGAAGAGTATGGCGATACCTTATTCGTCGTGGTGCAGACGGCGCAGCTGGATGCGGCGGAGGTGGTGTTCGGCGAAACGCATATTTTTCTCGGGCCGCGTTTTGTCGTGACGGTGCGGCACGGTGCGTCGCGCAGTTATGCGGCCGTACGCAAGTTATGCGAAAACGTGCCGGAACGTCTGGCGCATGGGCCGAGCTATGTGATGTATTCCATCATTGATTTCGTGGTCGATCATTACCAGCCGGTGATGGATGATCTGGAAGCGCGCTTCGTCAAATTCGAGACTGCGCTGTTTGAGCAGGAGTCCGAAGAGGGGCATCTCAAGGATTTGTATCAGTTGAAACGGCAGTTGATCAAACTGCGTTCGGGGATTGCGCCAGTGGTGGAGATTTGCAGCCAGCTGCTGCGTTTTCACGACGGCTTCATCCCGAAAGATTCCCGCGTGTATTACCGGGATATTCAGGATCATGTGGTGCGTCTGCTCGATACCGGCGACCGTTTGCGTGAAATGATCGCCGCTGCAATGCAGGTCGATCTGGCGCAGGTGACGATACGTCAGAATGAAGTCGTCAAACGTCTGGCCGGCTGGGGCGCGATCCTGGCGATTCCAACCATGGTGTTCAGTTTGTACGGCATGAATTTCAAATTCATGCCGGAGCTGGAATGGCATTGGGCTTATCCCACGGTGTTGGTGGGCATTGTCGTGTCTTGTAGCTGGCTGTTCGCGCGTTTGCGCCGGGTGGGCTGGCTTTAG
- a CDS encoding DHA2 family efflux MFS transporter permease subunit has protein sequence MVVPRTLLIPLIVACALFMEQMDSTVISTSLPALAVDMAVDPIALKLALTSYLLSLAVFIPISGWMADRFGSRTIFRAAIAVFMLGSILCGISHSLPQFVLARFFQGIGGAMMVPVGRLVVLRSVDKANLVRALSYLTIPAMLGPVMGPVLGGFITTYFHWRWIFFINMPIGILGLYLATRFIPQIRAEQSAPLDWVGFCWSALGCSALMMGMATVGRHLVSTDISLACIALGIVGLLFYVRHARRCSNPLIDLALLKIETLRAGVLGGSLFRIGIGAIPFLLPLMLQLGFGYSAFQSGLLTCFSAAGAMFMKTVAVKFLQRFGFRTVLMVNGSIAVFSFIAIGAFDSSMPYALMAGILLIGGCLRSLQFTSLNAISYADVTQRDLSQATSIASVAQQLSVGMGVTLGGLALQLSMAVQGHTTLVTADFWPAFLVVGIMAATSIPLLIRLPRDAGAELSGRGKTRPG, from the coding sequence ATGGTTGTTCCGCGCACGCTGCTTATCCCTTTAATTGTCGCTTGCGCTTTGTTCATGGAACAAATGGATTCGACGGTGATTTCGACTTCGCTGCCAGCGCTGGCGGTCGATATGGCGGTCGATCCTATCGCGCTCAAGCTGGCGCTGACCTCGTATCTGCTCAGTCTGGCGGTGTTCATTCCCATCAGCGGCTGGATGGCGGATCGCTTTGGTTCTCGCACCATCTTTCGGGCGGCGATTGCGGTATTCATGCTGGGTTCTATTCTGTGCGGCATTTCGCACAGCTTGCCGCAATTTGTTCTGGCGCGATTTTTTCAGGGAATCGGCGGCGCCATGATGGTGCCGGTCGGCCGGCTGGTGGTGCTGCGCAGTGTCGATAAGGCCAATCTGGTTCGGGCGCTCAGTTATCTGACCATTCCCGCCATGCTGGGGCCGGTCATGGGGCCGGTGCTGGGCGGTTTTATCACCACGTATTTTCACTGGCGCTGGATCTTCTTCATCAATATGCCTATCGGCATTCTCGGCTTGTATCTGGCGACGCGGTTTATTCCGCAAATCCGGGCGGAGCAGTCCGCACCGCTGGATTGGGTGGGCTTCTGCTGGTCGGCACTCGGTTGTTCGGCGCTGATGATGGGGATGGCCACGGTGGGTCGTCATCTGGTTTCCACCGATATATCGCTGGCGTGCATTGCGCTCGGTATTGTCGGTTTGCTTTTCTATGTGCGGCACGCACGACGTTGCAGCAATCCACTGATCGATCTGGCTTTGCTCAAGATTGAGACTTTGCGGGCAGGGGTATTGGGTGGGTCGTTGTTCCGCATCGGTATCGGCGCGATTCCCTTTTTGTTGCCGCTGATGCTGCAATTAGGATTCGGTTATAGCGCCTTCCAGTCGGGCTTGTTGACCTGCTTCTCGGCCGCCGGGGCGATGTTCATGAAAACGGTGGCGGTCAAATTTTTGCAGCGCTTCGGTTTTCGCACGGTGCTGATGGTGAACGGGTCGATTGCCGTCTTTTCCTTCATCGCTATCGGAGCTTTCGATTCCTCCATGCCGTATGCGCTGATGGCGGGTATCTTGCTGATAGGCGGCTGTCTGCGGTCTTTGCAATTCACCAGCCTCAATGCGATTTCGTATGCCGATGTGACACAGCGCGATCTGAGTCAGGCCACCAGCATTGCCAGCGTGGCGCAGCAATTATCGGTGGGCATGGGCGTGACGCTGGGTGGTCTGGCTTTGCAGTTATCGATGGCGGTGCAAGGGCATACGACACTGGTGACAGCCGACTTCTGGCCCGCGTTTTTGGTGGTCGGGATCATGGCGGCGACGTCGATTCCCTTGCTGATTCGTCTGCCTCGTGACGCGGGGGCGGAACTGTCTGGTCGCGGTAAAACCCGACCCGGTTGA
- the pabB gene encoding aminodeoxychorismate synthase component I, with product MMNDCFALLDDGTAGTAAATSRLYTDYRRRLTGDYASDLPRLFNEMQKALQQGLHAVALLSYELGDQMHDIAPRPAAAHPLAEILLFAQCRQLNPMEVSDWLASHSAPPSTTPSAGITRPQASIDEAEFAEALARIHSYIEAGDTYQINFTYRLRFDAYGDPLTLYTRLRQRQPAPYGALILLPDGRAVLSHSPELFARHSDGDLTAQPMKGTAAASDDEVLNRQHATALATDAKNRAENLMIVDLLRNDLGRIAVPGSVEVTKLFEVNRFSQVLQMTSTIHARLRDDVDLPHLITALYPCGSITGAPKRRSMQIIRELESTPRGLYTGAIGWFDAAPDGRRVGDFCLSVAIRSLHLDAPSGGMRRGEIGIGAGIVYDSVTKDEYAECQLKAEFLTGIATDFSLFETIHASRKNGCRHLERHLKRLSDSAQRFDFHFDEAKLRLTLQQACADLATSEPYRLRVTLQADGEIDLHSAWLSELDEPVQLFIAPDNTDAADVFLQHKTTVRGLYDASWREAERRGGFDMLFFNRDGYLTEGGRSNVFIQLEGVWCTPPLEAGVLPGIMRSVILADSVWQAQERMLTRDDLQRAQQVVVCNALRGVLRAEVVWD from the coding sequence ATGATGAACGACTGCTTCGCCCTGCTCGACGACGGCACTGCCGGCACTGCCGCAGCTACGTCGAGACTGTACACCGACTACCGCCGCCGCCTGACAGGCGACTACGCCTCCGACCTGCCGCGCCTGTTCAATGAAATGCAAAAAGCCTTGCAACAAGGTTTGCATGCGGTCGCCCTGTTGAGCTACGAACTGGGCGATCAGATGCACGACATTGCGCCACGCCCGGCTGCCGCACATCCACTGGCGGAAATTCTCTTGTTCGCACAATGCCGCCAATTGAACCCGATGGAGGTCAGCGACTGGCTTGCCTCGCATTCAGCACCTCCATCCACGACACCATCCGCCGGCATCACCCGACCGCAAGCCAGCATTGACGAAGCCGAATTTGCCGAGGCACTGGCCCGCATCCACTCGTACATTGAAGCAGGCGACACCTACCAGATCAATTTCACTTATCGCCTGCGCTTCGATGCTTACGGCGATCCGCTCACGCTCTACACCCGCCTGCGCCAGCGTCAGCCCGCCCCCTACGGCGCACTGATACTGCTGCCGGATGGACGTGCGGTGCTGTCGCACTCGCCGGAACTGTTCGCCCGTCATAGCGACGGCGATCTCACCGCACAACCGATGAAAGGTACTGCCGCCGCCAGCGACGACGAAGTCCTTAACCGGCAGCACGCCACCGCCCTCGCCACCGACGCCAAAAACCGCGCTGAAAATCTGATGATCGTCGATCTCTTGCGCAACGATCTCGGCCGTATCGCCGTTCCCGGCAGCGTCGAGGTGACCAAGCTATTTGAAGTCAATCGCTTCAGCCAGGTTTTACAAATGACCTCGACCATCCACGCCCGATTGCGCGACGATGTCGACCTGCCTCACCTCATTACCGCCTTGTATCCTTGCGGCTCCATTACCGGCGCGCCAAAACGGCGCAGCATGCAAATCATCCGCGAACTGGAAAGCACCCCGCGCGGCTTGTACACCGGTGCCATCGGCTGGTTCGACGCCGCGCCAGATGGACGCCGCGTCGGCGACTTCTGCCTCTCGGTCGCCATCCGCAGCCTGCATCTGGATGCGCCATCGGGAGGGATGCGGCGCGGCGAAATCGGCATCGGTGCCGGCATCGTGTACGACAGTGTCACCAAGGATGAATATGCCGAATGCCAATTGAAGGCCGAATTCCTGACCGGCATCGCCACTGATTTTTCGCTCTTTGAAACCATCCACGCCAGTCGCAAAAACGGCTGCCGTCACCTTGAACGGCACCTCAAGCGACTCAGCGATTCGGCTCAGCGATTCGATTTCCATTTCGACGAAGCAAAACTGCGCCTCACGCTGCAACAAGCCTGTGCCGATCTGGCCACCAGCGAGCCGTACCGGCTGCGTGTGACGCTGCAAGCGGATGGCGAAATCGATCTGCACAGCGCGTGGCTGAGCGAACTGGACGAACCGGTGCAACTGTTTATCGCGCCAGACAACACCGATGCGGCGGATGTTTTCCTGCAACACAAGACCACCGTCCGCGGGCTCTACGATGCCAGCTGGCGCGAAGCAGAACGGCGCGGCGGTTTCGATATGCTGTTTTTCAATCGCGACGGCTATCTGACTGAAGGCGGCCGCAGCAATGTCTTCATCCAGCTGGAGGGAGTCTGGTGCACGCCACCGCTAGAAGCCGGCGTGTTACCGGGCATCATGCGCAGCGTGATACTGGCCGATAGCGTCTGGCAGGCGCAAGAACGGATGCTCACGCGCGACGATCTGCAACGGGCGCAACAGGTCGTGGTCTGCAATGCCTTGCGCGGCGTGTTGCGCGCGGAAGTGGTGTGGGATTAA
- a CDS encoding efflux transporter outer membrane subunit — translation MPLALTLGLSLLLSACSVGPDYVRPQTPPLPLAFKEMQDWKPAQPADLKTRGNWWEMFGDAQLNGLIAQIDISNQNLAQSEATFRKALALVQTAQAAYSPTLKLGVGGTRSGTNTQANGPAIGNNYNASLSAAWEADVWGRVRRNVESNEASAQASAGDLAAVRLSAQAQLAQDYLQLRVQDQLQKLLDDTVVAYQRSYTLTQNQYQAGVAAKSDVIQALTQLQTAQASALDNGVLGAQLEHAIAMLVGQPASSFSIAPAPLLLTAPPVPVALPSMLLERRPDVASAERLAAAANAQIGVTKAANYPDLSLSASGGYQSTSFANWFNLPNRIWSLGPQLAQTIFDGGATRALTSQAIASYDASVAVYKQTVLMAFQEVEDNLAALRILEKEAAVQDQALQSARQALALVLNQYKAGTVSYVNVITAQAVALTSERSSLAIFNRRLTASVLLAKALGGGWSVDAMSDLSQVSGAQRPADALPAN, via the coding sequence ATGCCGTTGGCTTTGACGCTGGGATTGAGCTTGTTGTTAAGCGCTTGCAGCGTCGGGCCGGATTATGTGCGGCCGCAAACACCGCCCTTGCCGCTGGCGTTCAAGGAAATGCAGGACTGGAAACCGGCGCAACCGGCCGACCTGAAAACGCGCGGCAACTGGTGGGAAATGTTTGGCGACGCGCAGCTCAATGGGCTGATCGCGCAGATCGATATTTCCAATCAGAATCTGGCGCAGTCGGAAGCCACTTTCCGAAAGGCGCTGGCACTGGTGCAAACGGCGCAGGCGGCGTATTCGCCGACGCTCAAACTGGGCGTCGGTGGCACGCGTTCCGGCACCAACACGCAGGCGAATGGCCCGGCGATTGGCAATAATTACAACGCGTCGCTCAGTGCCGCCTGGGAAGCCGATGTCTGGGGTCGGGTGCGGCGCAATGTGGAATCGAATGAGGCCAGTGCGCAGGCCAGCGCCGGTGACCTTGCTGCCGTCCGTCTGAGCGCGCAGGCGCAACTGGCGCAGGATTATCTGCAACTGCGGGTGCAGGATCAATTGCAAAAATTGCTCGATGACACGGTGGTCGCGTATCAACGTTCCTATACCCTCACGCAAAATCAGTATCAGGCAGGTGTTGCCGCCAAGTCGGATGTGATTCAGGCGCTGACCCAGTTGCAGACCGCTCAGGCCTCGGCACTGGATAACGGCGTCCTGGGCGCGCAACTGGAACATGCGATTGCCATGCTGGTCGGGCAGCCGGCCTCTTCATTTTCGATTGCGCCAGCGCCGCTGCTCCTGACTGCGCCGCCGGTGCCGGTGGCCTTGCCTTCGATGCTGCTGGAACGGCGTCCCGATGTCGCTTCGGCCGAGCGACTGGCAGCGGCGGCCAATGCGCAGATCGGCGTAACCAAAGCGGCCAACTATCCTGATCTGTCGCTGTCGGCGTCGGGCGGCTACCAAAGCACCAGTTTCGCCAACTGGTTCAATTTGCCGAATCGCATCTGGTCGTTGGGGCCGCAACTGGCGCAAACGATTTTTGATGGCGGCGCAACGCGTGCGCTGACCTCTCAGGCGATTGCCAGCTATGACGCCAGTGTTGCCGTCTACAAGCAGACGGTACTGATGGCATTCCAGGAAGTGGAAGACAATCTGGCGGCATTACGTATTCTGGAGAAAGAAGCCGCAGTGCAAGATCAGGCGCTGCAGTCGGCGCGTCAGGCGCTGGCGCTGGTACTGAATCAATACAAGGCGGGAACGGTCAGCTACGTCAATGTGATTACGGCGCAGGCAGTGGCGTTGACGAGCGAACGTTCTTCGCTCGCTATTTTTAACCGCCGTTTGACTGCCAGCGTGTTACTGGCCAAGGCCTTGGGCGGCGGCTGGAGTGTGGATGCCATGAGCGATTTGTCGCAGGTGAGCGGGGCGCAGCGGCCAGCGGATGCGTTGCCGGCAAACTGA